The window TTTTCACCGGCAAGAAAAGTTTTTTCTTTTGGTCATCCTAATGTTGAGTCCATTGTCGATAGATTCCTCTCGAGAAATCATAATCCAATTTCTAATTCATCACTTCATCTTGTTGAGGCACATCGAAATGCTAGTATTCATGAGCTCAATTTGCAATTAACTCAAATTATTTCTGAGCTTGAAGTTGAGAAGAAAAAAGGAGAATCACTTGATCAAATGAGGAAAACTAGTCAAAGTCAATATTGGTGGGAAGCTCCTATAATGCAACTTGCTTTGCATGAACTTCAACAATTAAAGGATTCAATAGAGGATTTAAAAAAGAATGCGACAAATCAGGCAAGCAAGTTTATGGTTGAGATTTCTAATTCTTCTCCATATTTTGATATTAATGGTAATGGGATCTATGACAACTATGATATCAAGTCAGCTCGAAACTTGGTTGCTTCAAATAATCTTCACAACCATAACTTTGGTTTTCATTCAGCTGGAACTTTTGGTTCTCCTTTCTTTTGATCAATTAAAGCCAACAGAGTACTTCACTAGCTAGCCTTAATTTGCTCGGAGTTTTTCAAGTTCTCATTCTGTGTACTTATTGCCTCTAAGTAACAAATGGTTGCCCTTATAAATCAATATTTTATTAATAGCAAATACTCCTTGCAATCCTTTTATATGCTATTATCATGGTATTATCCGGAACATAATTTATATCAAGAATTTTTACCATGTAAAATGAATTATGGGGGAAATGTAACACTCCGTAAATATGGATTAGTTGTGGACGTGTTAAAtaggtattgatatgatattttagacatgtgaagtcctatcgggatgagcATGGGTGGAAATATTGGTTATAGAATCAATACGGAGAGTGAGGTGCATTcccagttctttcggggcattatcattactttgCAGTCTTTGAGTATTTACAAACACTCTGTGTTCTATATTAGCGTTTTCGCACTTGAttttatatcattcagactttcaaTATATCACTATTTGTTAGTTTATCTTCTGCATttagtatgttatgatatcacatgttgattcagccagctagttggttcgctcggtcataTGTGGTCAGGTACCGGATGTCGTGTTATATCCAAGCCcatgttcggggcgtgacaggaaAGATGTACAGGCGGATCTAGGATACCAAAAAGATGAGTGTACTATTACAAAGAGGTGAATCAAAAATTTACATTTGGCGGGTTCAACCTATAGGTTCTTACCATAAACCATTATCATTCAGAAATTATaggttaaaatttaaaaatatttcttgaaattttagtgatttttaatatatatatatacctatgCTCCAGAACAAAAATTTTGAAATCATTGAATCATGCTACATCATCCGCTCCTATTAgttttaattatataaaattttgcGACGACAAAGGATATCAAGAATTTTAATGTGTTAGATTTGGAAATTTTGAATGAATAAgccaaataaaaataaataaaaaaagaaaaagaaaaaatacttGATAAAAATACAAGAGGGGATTTGAACCCTAGTTCATGAGATACGATTTGAACCTCTAACTTTGCTTGTAAAGGTGCACCAAATAATTATTGTACTATAGAACTATTTGAGCGAATTGGGTGCATATAGAAGGCGAACATGGTGTCTACCTTATGCTTCTTCTTCATTGCGGCTTGAGTTGCCAACTGGAGAATGAAAAAAGTCATGCTCGGAAAGCTTTTATCTTTAATGGGCCTTATGCGCATGCAACTAAAGTAGTGGTGTCCCGAATGTTGGTATTGAATATTGAGTGAGAAAAAAAttctttacacaaatagtcggTTAGTTTTTTTAGatagtatacatagattatacagagctatatatatatatatatatatatatatatatatatatatatatgtttattatggctatatatagctctgtataatttatgtatactatatatatatatatatatatatagtatatacgcGTGCGTATGTGTGTACGCGCGTGTGTATATTATATCCATTGACTAACTTATTCATCGACACAAGGAAGAAGATAGTAGAGATTATTAATGCAAAAACAACAGCTTCGTTATATATAACCAAAAAAAACACGACTTGCCACTTCTCATAAACAAGAGAAAGGAAATTAGAAAGGTAAAACATGCTACTTCTTAATTAATACCCAACTAATCATAATAATCCCTTcagaatttgtcacgacccaaaattcccaccttcggatcatgatggcgcctaacatttcacttgctaggcaagccaacgttagaataatattaaccaatttttaaataatttttacattattaataatcaaggaaacaaaagcggaagcaaagtttgaaatatagtgaaataattcataaatgcaacgatgtctaaataccatcccagaattagtgtcacagtgtacgagcttctagaataaatgcaaataaaggtctgaataaaataaggctgtctagaaataaacacacagctgaagtaaaatagaaggggacttcagaactgcggacgccatgcagttatacctcaagtctcctctggtagctgaaatccgagcaagtttatgatacgccgctgggaccaactccaaaatctgcacaagaagtgcagagtgtagtatcagtacaaccgaccccatgtactggtaagtgctgagcctaacctcgacgaagtagtgacgaggctaaggcgggtcacttacattacctgtacgcaatattagtaacaacaataataatagaaataattcaggtaactcatttataataattgaagccaactcaacagtcataaccaattatcatttccatcaattctgttgcagcgtgcaacccgctctcacaatatattcacattcggttctgttgcgacgtgcagcccgctCCTCCaaaatattcattttaatcaagtctgttgcagcgtgcaacccgatcccccaatatatatatatgtatgtcgacttttaaataattctgttgcggcgtgcaacccgatccttcaatatggacttttaataagtctgttgcggcgtgcaacccgatcctccaatatattcattataattaattctgttgtggcgtgcaaactgatcctccaatatattcattataatcaatcatcttgcggcgtgcaacccgctcctccaacatattcatttaccaaatcttatagaagaaatttttccaataaatataataattaatataaaattataagacaacaagcatacaataattatgaattaattatgaaacaaacaaaggcaaatagcaagttattatagaaatcagagagaaaatatgcagtttaatatttaatatgctaaatgtcaaataacacttaaggcacataattcaaatagcatgtaataattaatgcaagaattcaagaattaatatttgacaaagaataggagagaaacaattattataataattaattcatgatttaaaataatttatgatttttcaagtaagcaggcaaacaattaatttaatgacgtatagacactcgtcacctcacctatacgtcgttaacatacaattcacataacaaataatttaagggttctatttcctcaagtcaaggttaaccacaacacttacctcgctttgcaaatttcaatcaattactctactacaacttttccttttaaatttatctccaaaagcttcaaatctattcacaaacaattctatatattcaatacgaataatagaaattaattctatatgaatttactaatttttcggataaaaatccgaaattcattaaaatattcgacagtgggacccatgtttcaaatctcggaaaaacttacgaaatccaaatacccgttccgatatgagtccaaccatacaaaaattatcaaattccgatgtcaaatggaccttcaaattttaaattttcgtttttggaagattttataaaattccaatttcttccatctaaatccgaaataaatgatgaatatagacttagatttatgaaatacaatcattatatgataaagaacgcatacccagttcgaaatcgtgaaaactCCTTTGAAATTACCCCTAacccgagttataattgagggtttgtgaaaaatagaaaaattcccgttttgattctgttttaagtcacaggggtcaggccttcttcgcgttcgcgaagggcctgtcgcgttcgcgatgagtagcagcccgtggctttcgcgttcgcgagtcctcttTCGTGTTAACGAAGGCTTTTTccccttggccttcgcgttcgcgtgccagtgctcatacaaacttgctcgctcgatcaaatcgccaaaataacacctagaactaagaatcggacaccaaatcaaaggaaattttcaagaaaactttaaaacttatagttttacaaccggacgtccgaatcacatcaaatcaactctgattctcaccaaattcggcagacaagtcataaatattatagtggacctataccgggctccgaaaccaaaatacggacccggtgtcaataaatccaacatcagtaaactcttaaaaattattaagctttgaAGCTTTTACTTTTTcatcgaaattcgattccgggcatacgcccaagtcccaaatcacgatatggacctaccgaaattgtcaaaacactgatccgggtccgtttgctcaaaatattgactaaagtcaactcatttgagtttttaaagctctatttcacattttaatctatttttcacataaaagcttttcgaaaaattgtacgaattgtgcacgcaagtcaaggaatgataaatggtgcttttcgaggtcttagaacacataattacgtATTAAATTGAAAGATGACACTTTAGGTCATCACAGAATTGGCTATCTCCTAGGTGGCTGAATTGGTAAGGAACAATCAAAGAACAAAAGTTGATAGCGTCCTGATTCAACAATTGATCCTCACAGCAGATCCAGTATTCCAAAAAGATGGGTATACTGTTATAAAGAGGTTAatctaaaatttatatttaacgTGTTCAACCTTTAggttctgtcacgacccgaaatttcccaccggcGGGACTCTGATGgctcctaacatttcacttgctaggcaagccaacgttagaaaatcgttaaaccaattcctaatttccattcagtaaataacaataattaactaagatgaaatataataagtgcggaatatcataaaactgtattaattactaccactcgaatctggagtcacaattcacgagcattctagaatttactacaagtaatagtcagaaagaaatacaactgtttgaatgaaaaaataacagtaggacataaaagatagccagggacttcaaggtctgtgaacaccgacagatctaccttgagtctccggacaatagaccagtagcaaatctcgatcaacctgagccggtatcaaattctgcacaaaaggtgcagattgcagcatcagtacaaccgaccccatgtactggtaagtgtcgagcctaacctcggcgaagtagtgacgaggctaagacaagactcCCACaaataacctgaacagtataatcatgctagtggcaagaacaataagtaaagcaataacgcagaaataatgggaatgggacatacagtgggggaatacaacataaagagtgagaataatgaaaagacagaattaaacagaaaatccgtaaacgaattgagcaattaaaacagcaaaggaaaactgcacggcatcacccttcgtgcttttactctcaatctcaccaaataaataaatagaatggcacgacatcacccttcgtgcttttaaacctctcataatatatacggcatcacccttcgtgctttacactcttcctcacaatataaataatgcatgcacggcatcacccttcgtgctttacactcctcctcataaatcacagaatcaataacaccGGATAGATAAGAGTAATttttctatcttctcaactggacgtccgaatcacgtcaaatcaactctatttctcaccaaatttcacagaccaGTCTttaatatcataatgaacctgtaccgggctccgaaaccaaaatacgaacctgatactaacaatgccaagtatcaatcaattcttaaaaacaaataatttccaaacttttaattttcatcaaaaactcataactcaagctaggacctccaaattcgattccgggcatacgcccatgtcccataaCTTGATACGGACTAaccgggaccatcaaagcatggatccggacccatttaccaaaaatattgatcgaagtcaactaaaattaacttttaaggcaaaattcttatttttattagttttcaacataaaagctttccggaaatctgcctggactgcgcacgcaaatcgagaagggtaaaagtgagatttttaaagcttaaaagcgcagattcgagttctaaaatataagatgaccttttgggtcatcatattctccacatttaaaacaatcgttcgttctcgaacggacatagaaaagtacctgggctggtgaaaaggtggggatatctactccgcatatcggactcagactcccaagtagctgcctcaataggctgactctccactgcacttgatctgaagggtaactctttgatctcaactggcgaacttggcGGGCTAGAATtgtcaccggctcctcctcgtaagtcaaatctttgtccaactggacagagctgaaatctaacacatgggacggat is drawn from Nicotiana tomentosiformis chromosome 12, ASM39032v3, whole genome shotgun sequence and contains these coding sequences:
- the LOC104096941 gene encoding agamous-like MADS-box protein AGL62 yields the protein MVKKPRMGRQKIKISKIEVKNHLQVTFSKRRSGLFKKASELCTLCGVEIAIIVFSPARKVFSFGHPNVESIVDRFLSRNHNPISNSSLHLVEAHRNASIHELNLQLTQIISELEVEKKKGESLDQMRKTSQSQYWWEAPIMQLALHELQQLKDSIEDLKKNATNQASKFMVEISNSSPYFDINGNGIYDNYDIKSARNLVASNNLHNHNFGFHSAGTFGSPFF